Below is a window of Epinephelus fuscoguttatus linkage group LG12, E.fuscoguttatus.final_Chr_v1 DNA.
ACAAGCTGACAAACTTTCCTAATTTTTTAAGGaaatccttctttttttttttaaatataatttttatatGTTGAGACTCAGCTGCAGTCATCGATCTGAAACAGCCAGAGGAGACTGATGTCAGACTGattaatatttatattgatATGATGATAAAAGTTTTCATTTCTAAAATAAACTCCTTATGAATAATAAATGACAGTATTGTTGGTGATTTTTCTGTTTAACAATTTCATTTTTAGTTCACTttcatgcttttgttttgaagcAGGAGCATAAACAGGAAGTCCTCCGTACAAACGGGAGCTGCTTCATTGATTAAATATCGATACCtgatcagaaaataaaaaaacttccTCCTTGTTCAGACTGGCACATGCGCAGTTTTCATGATGACggaaacatgttttaaaaatgtgggCGGGGCATCAGAGTCTGGCTCCTCCCATCAGATCCTCCTGCCTGCTCTCTTTTACGTCCGCAGACACGATTTATACTCTGAGTGCCTTCGGAGCGGAGGCACTGTCGAATCATCGAAGCATCAGCCATGAGCGGAAGAGGCAAAGGAGGCAAAGGACTCGGTAAAGGAGGCGCCAAGCGTCACCGCAAAGTTCTCCGTGATAACATCCAGGGAATCACCAAACCCGCCATCCGCCGTCTGGCTCGCCGCGGCGGAGTGAAGCGTATCTCCGGTCTCATCTACGAGGAGACCCGCGGGGTGCTCAAGGTCTTCCTGGAGAACGTCATCCGTGACGCCGTCACCTACACCGAGCACGCCAAGAGGAAGACGGTCACCGCCATGGATGTGGTGTACGCTCTCAAGAGGCAGGGCCGCACCCTGTACGGCTTCGGAGGTTAAACTCTCACTGACCCGCTGATACTCAACAACACAaaggctcttttaagagccGCACACTCTCACCTCAAGAGACGCGTCCTGACACGAGACTGTATTAATAGAACAACACGATTAAAatcacaaactagcaaagctCAGAACACGCTCCTTCATGTGCTGAACAGTCACTGTGTTGGTTTAAAGTGTCAGTGATCATGAACAGTGTGTAGTGAAACAAATGTTGGGGTGTTTTGTAACCACAGAACAACGAGCCCAGTGTGTCCCTTTACGCCGAATACAAGAGCAGCCTTCGTCTCACTGACTCAGGTGACGTCATGAGTCAAACTCGTCAGGGTTGTTTCCTtgtaaaagttaaattaagtgATTTCTAAGTGGAGTTTGGTGACAGAGCAGCTCATCTGTTTCTTACATTAACGCAGTGACTGGTTGACAGAGCCCAACATAACCTTTATAACCGTCCCTTAAAAATACACAGTTGTTTGTATTtatactcagtgtgtgtgtgtgtgtcactacagttacacctccaaacacAGGTTGAGGTTTCTGTCaaatgctgtaaagtttagttgattcaaacacaataaacacattaacGTGGCTCAACAGAGACAATTTCGAACAGGAAGTTGTAACTCGTTCTGACTGTGACCTCCAGAAATCTCTCATTCTCTGGGCCCAAAACTTAAACCTTACTGGCGACAGATTGCAACTGAGATTCATCAGAATATTGAAATGGAGAAAGTCCACTGATTATATTATACTGAAACTGCCAAAACTGGCAAACGTTTGCATGATGATCCTCCAACATcggagcagcagctgcagattATAAACCAAATCCAGCTCCAGctggaaaatgtacaaactaTAATGTGAGAAATGGATCGTGTATAACCAGCACTGAGAGAGGAGTGACAGTGTGTGCTGAGCTGCATGGTCAAATGATATGAAcatgaagaaagaaaagacaaactGATGGACATGTTTTATACAGACGTGTTTATCTGTGTGAGAGGGTTGAAATCTGCACAAGGGCCCGTGTGCACATGTGCAGAGATTAGTGAAAGGAGAAAAGTTGTAAgaaaacaagttaaaaacaagaaaatgacctgaaaagggaacttaaaaattacaataaataataatacgattctaaactgtaataataataataataataataataatacaaaaataatttccccctatttttaaaattatttttccaaagctattattcattttttaaaaagtaaacaaatacTGATGGACATGTTTTATAAAGACATATGTTTTTGTTAGAGGTTCAAAAtatgtaaaaagagaaaattaaaacaagaaaaagagattaaaaattATAATGACAATATAATAATGTAAGACGATTCTAAAATGtaatgatgataaaaataataataattacaaaaatagcTTTTTACCCAAttcttaaaataattttctgaagcttttgtttatttaaataggccattatttatttttattatttaagttAAAGTTATAGTAAAgctattatttgtttttttttttaaaaaaaagaagaaaaactgatCAACATGTACATTTGTGTTACAGATTTTAAATACGCAAAAAGTGCACATGTACAGAAATTAGTGAACGGAGAAAAGTTGTAAgaaaacaagttaaaaacaagaaaatgacctgaaaaGGGAACTTAAAAATTACAGTAATTCTGTAACACATTTCTAAActgtaataacaataataataatacaaaaataatttccccctatttttaaaatttttttttttttcaaagctgttattcattttttaaaaagtaaacaaatacTGATGGACATGTTTTATAAAGACATGCATTTTTGTTAGAGGTTCAAAAtatgtaaaaagagaaaattaaaaatcaagaaaaagaGTTTAAAAATATCAATGATAATATAACAATGTAACATGATTCTAAaatgtaataatgataataacaataataattacaaaaatagTTTGTTCTCAATTCTTAAAATAATTTTCCGaagcttttgtttattttaatagtccattatttattttaaaaagttaaagttaGAAAAAGTAAAgctattatttgtttaaaaaagaaagaaaaactgttCACCATGTACATTTGTgtcacagattttaaatatgcaaaaaGGGCCCATTTGCACATGTGCAGAAAttagtaaagagaaaaaaaggagcaaGAATATGAcctgaaaatattaatataatacatatatatatatatatatatatgtatgtatgtatgtattatatataatatataatataataatgtaaCACAACTTTAAAATTTAACAGTAATAATTACAAATGTAATATTTCCCTAGtttagtttatatatatatttatttatgatgtaattttatcatttgattgattgatcgatcgattgattgattggttgattgatgTATCTGACAGACATAATGAGCTCAGGCTTCAGAGGATTGAGGAGCTCATGTGTGGCGCATGCGCTGTTGCGTCCAGAGCGTGTCAGCCAATCCCGTACGAGCAACAGCACAGTCAAATTTGCATGAGGCGCATATAAGTTGTACCAGCTGCAGCACAGCCACATTACCCGTCGAGCGACACTCATCAGACACAACCATGCCTGACGCAACAAGCAAAACTCCAGCGGGCCGGAAGGGCTCAAAGAAAGCCGCGGCTAAAACCACCAAGGGCAACAAGAAGAGGAGGTccaagaagaggagggagagctACGCCATCTACGTGTACAAGGTGCTCAAGCAGGTCCACCCCGACACCGGCATCTCCTCCAAGGCCATGGGCATCATGAACTCCTTCGTCAGCGACATCTTTGAGCGCATCGCCGGTGAGGCCTCCCGTCTGGCTCACTACAACAAGCGCTCCACCATCACTTCCAGGGAGATCCAGACCGCCGTCCGCCTCCTGCTGCCCGGGGAGCTGGCCAAGCACGCCGTGTCTGAGGGCACCAAGGCCGTCACCAAGTACACCAGCTCCAAGTAAACACccctgctctcacacacacacacagctacaacacaaaggctcttttaagagccacacACTCGCACTCTGCAGAGCTTGGCCTGT
It encodes the following:
- the LOC125897868 gene encoding uncharacterized protein LOC125897868 — protein: MSGRGKGGKGLGKGGAKRHRKVLRDNIQGITKPAIRRLARRGGVKRISGLIYEETRGVLKVFLENVIRDAVTYTEHAKRKTVTAMDVVYALKRQGRTLYGFGGSVSANPVRATAQSNLHEAHISCTSCSTATLPVERHSSDTTMPDATSKTPAGRKGSKKAAAKTTKGNKKRRSKKRRESYAIYVYKVLKQVHPDTGISSKAMGIMNSFVSDIFERIAGEASRLAHYNKRSTITSREIQTAVRLLLPGELAKHAVSEGTKAVTKYTSSKTKMARTKQTARKSTGGKAPRKQLATKAARKSAPATGGVKKPHRYRPGTVALREIRRYQKSTELLIRKLPFQRLVREIAQDFKTDLRFQSSAVMALQESSEAYLVGLFEDTNLCAIHAKRVTIMPKDIQLARRIRGERA
- the LOC125898791 gene encoding histone H2B 3-like, coding for MPDATSKTPAGRKGSKKAAAKTTKGNKKRRSKKRRESYAIYVYKVLKQVHPDTGISSKAMGIMNSFVSDIFERIAGEASRLAHYNKRSTITSREIQTAVRLLLPGELAKHAVSEGTKAVTKYTSSK